In the Brassica napus cultivar Da-Ae chromosome A7, Da-Ae, whole genome shotgun sequence genome, one interval contains:
- the LOC106410135 gene encoding uncharacterized protein LOC106410135, translating into MLIKRIELCIEIVKRTMDCMVVVAEAARDFFSQAPQAPPALLRHGPYYHSISFQPSAYMIGYLP; encoded by the coding sequence ATGCTGATAAAGAGAATAGAGCTTTGTATAGAAATTGTGAAGAGAACAATGGATTGCATGGTGGTGGTAGCTGAAGCCGCGAGAGACTTCTTTAGCCAAGCTCCTCAGGCTCCGCCGGCTCTCCTCCGCCATGGCCCCTATTATCACTCAATCTCCTTTCAGCCTTCCGCTTACATGATTGGCTATCTTCCCTGA